The Pectobacterium sp. A5351 genome contains the following window.
GTCAGTTGTTCCATTGCCGCCGCCGTCTGTTCTAATGCACTGGCCTGCGATTCGGTACGCGCAGACAAATCGCCGTTACCTGACGCGATCTGCGTTGAAGCGGTAGCAATGGAGTTGGTACTGCTGCGTACCTGATTAACCAAATGAGACAGGTTGTCGCGCATCGCGCGGATAGCGTAAAGAATACTGGTTTGATCGCCCTGCTTTGTTTCAACATCGACGCGTAAATTACCTTCCGCAATTTCGCGTACGACATCCACGGCATACTGCGGCTCACCACCGAGCTGGCGCATCAGCGTACGCAACATATTCCACGCAAACGCGGAAATGATTAACAGCAGAACCAACCCTAAGGACAACAGGATCAGCGCATTACGCCAGAATGTTTGCTGGATATCGTCAATATAATCACCGTAACCAATCGTCCAATCCCAAGGCTCGAATTTCATGACGGCATACAGTTTCTCAACCTTATTCTGCTGCCCCGGACGCGTCCCTTCTGCAATCACGGTGCCGATCGTATTGCCCTGGAGCGAAGCGCGATAGCGTTCCCCTGCTTCTTTGCCGCCATTGGCGTCGATGATGCCGATACGTTTAGGATTAGGATGAACGTAGTTCACATCATTCGTATAACCGCGCACAAAGAAATAGCGATCGCCCTGATGGAAACTGCCGATCGTGCGTTTAGCCTCTTTTTCTGCGTCCTCGTGCGACAGCTGACCGCTTTTTTCAAGGTCATATGCCTTTTGTGCCGCCGAGTGAGCCAGTTGCACCAGCGTAGAAAGCTGACCGACACGTTCGCTCATCATCGTGTTATAGAGCGTATTCAGCGCCACCGCAGATAAAATTAACATCCCTAATAAGGTCGTACCACATAGCAGTGCAATTCTGGTTCGTAATTTCACGATATTTTTCCCTCTAATCACTTTCAGAAAATTCCGAACAAAAAATTACACTACATTCCCGTTCTGAACCATACCATCCAGGGAGTAATGATAGATTTTTTAACAAAAAATAATGAAAAATCACCTTATTCGCTCAACATAAAGACGATATCGAACAATAAAGACTAAAAATCATAATAAAAATGATCGAAATCGAAATTAATAGGTAAATGACGTTACAGAAATGACAACGCCCCGGATCGTTATCTGAAACCTGATAGGTTTGTCGATCGTGTATGTCTATGACGTGCGTTGATGACGTTCGTGGGTCGTGTCTGTCGATGGCTTTACATCGATGAACAGAGAGAAGAAGAATCAGGATATATGGCCGCTAAAAAACAAAAGCCTCCGCAAAAGCGGAGGCGTTCCCTCTAATGACAAGGCGCGCTAAGCGGTAACAGCCCTGTCTTCCATGGCTTTTCGCCAGCCTCCCAACCAGTAGGATCGGGCATTAATGGATTGATAAGGACAAAATTCCTTTGGTCTACCGACAATACCTGCTTGATAACCACGTGAATGAGCCCGTTCCAGGCGATCGCGTTTCTGTCTCTTCATGCCTTATTTCCCTCATTATTTATCTGGTGGAAAGAAAACAATGATTACTTTATAAGCAACCACAGACTATCAATACCTATTCTGTTGCCAAAGGTCAAGGCGCAAAATTCACGCCAGTGTCATATTTGTGATCCAAAATAGGAATTTCCCCCACTCAATAACGGAAAATCGTAACTAATTAAAAATAATAAAAAACCTCTAAAAACGTAATGCAATCACGGCATTACATCTTTAGAGGCCTGATTTTTTAGAAACGTCGTTGTTTCAAATTATGATCGGACGATACCGAGCATCTGTAACGATGATTACCAAGTAACAGCTAGTTCAGCGCCGCTGCCTGCTGGGCAACCGACTGAGAAACCTGCTGCCAGCCTTGCGCCAGCGTTCTCACCAGCGCGTCATAGCCGTCTTCCGTTTGTGGCAGCACGACGCTAAAGGGGCGCTTAACCACTTTTCCCTGATAGGTCAGCATCCACTCTCCACGTACGATAACGTTGCCATCATAGCGGCCATGAAATCCCGTAACAGCGACGTTCAACACCGCCTGATCGCTTCCCTGCGGCTGTGTGGTCACGACCCAACCGGGCAGTTTATGCCCCAGGTTCGTCACCAACGCCTGCTGCAATTGCTGATCCAGTGGACTGGCCCACAGGTTGTTGCTGGCAATGACATACTGCACATCGTTAGTCTGGTAGACCAAGCCTGCATTGGCGAGGTAGTCCGCCACGCTAACATGTTCAACCCAAAGCGGGTGACCCTGAGTCACCGCCCCCTGCGTCGTAGTGGTATCTGCTATTGTTGGCAGTTGATAATAGGTTTTCTGCGAATTGCTACTGCTGCACGCACTCAATACCAGTACCAGTACCAGAGCTAGTGTCCATGCTTTCATCATTATCTTGCCCTCTTAGGCTGAGGATCCTGACTCCCCGAAGCCTCAAACACCAACGCATTACTTTTCTCGTTCAGGGTACGCAGCACAGGCTGTAGCTCCCGCAATACCTGATCCAACCGCTGCATATCCGCCACCATCTTGTTATACGCCGGCGAGCCGGGCTGAAAACCTTTCATACTGCGGTTCAGTTCGAGCAGCGTTTTTTGCATATCTTCCGGCAAGTCCTGCATCGCTTTGCTGGACGTCAGCTTGTTCAACGTCGCCAGTGTTTTTTGCATTTCACGCAGCGTTGCCTGACTTTCCGCCAGCGTCTTCGTCGCTTCATTGACCATCGGATTCAGCGGCAGGTTATTCACCTTATCTAACACTGTCATCAGCTTCTGCTGAATCTGTGACAGGCCGCCGTCAATGGTAGGCAGGACCGGGTAGCCATCCAGAACGAACTGTTGTTTATCCGCTTTCTCTTTTGGATAAAAATCGAGATCGATATAGAGCGCCCCCGTCAGGAGGTTAGCCGATTTCATCGAAGCACGCAGCCCAAGCGATTGTGCCTGCTTCAGATGCTGTTCAAAGTCGAACGAATCGCCAATCGTCTTTTGGAATCGATCGGGTTCAATACGAACCAATACTGGAATACGATAATCATCATCCAGCTCCTGCGTCATATTACGCGGGAAAAACGGCGCTTCAGCAACCGTGCCCAGACGAATACCACGGAACTCAACCGGGGCCCCGGCCTGTAAGCCACGGATCGATTCACTGAAGAACAGCAGATACTCTTTATACTCGGTGTATAGCGAATCCTGAATGCTGCGCTGGCTATCAAAGAGTCGATACTGCGCCATGGTTTGGGCCGCATCCCCCAGCTCCCACCCCGAAGGTACATCAAAGCTGACGCCCCCGCTGAACAGCGTGGTCAGAGAGCCCATTTCGACACGCATTCCCTGTGCTGACATATCAAACGCAACGCCACTATCTTTCCAGAAACGGACATTGGTCGTGACCAGACCGTCATACGGCGCAGAAATAAATAGCTGATAGCGCATCTTACGCGCTTTCGGATCGAACTCGCTGGTTTCCACCGATCCCACCCGATAGCCGCGGAACAGAACCGGATCGCCCGCATTCAATTGCCCGGACTGTTCACTGTCCAGTATCACCCTGATGCCTTTCGCATCCGGTGACGCCAGCGGCGGCGCATCCAGCAGGGTAAACTCGCGTTTATCCTCCTTATTAGCACCGGGCTGTAGCTCGATATAAGCACCGGATAACAACGTCCCCAAACCGGAAACCCCTTCCCGACCAATTTGCGGCTTCACCACCCAGAACGCAGAGTCCTGCTTGAGCAGTTTCTCCATACCGTCATGCAGACGCGCTTTGATCTCCACCCGATGGAGATCGTCGCTCAGCACCACGCTTTCTACCACCCCAACGTCTACGCTACGGCTCTTGATGGCGGTTTTGCCCGCTTCAATGCCTTCGGCGTTGCTGGTAACCAACGTAATTTGCGGCCCTTGATGGCTAAAATGGTAAAACAATATCCAGGCACCGATCAGCACCGTGACAATCGGCACAATCCAGACCGGCGACCAGCGTTTAATCGTTTCTACATCCGCAACGGCATGATTATCTTTCGCCAACGGCAGGCTCCTTATGAAGAATATCATTGCGACGATCCCACAACAGACGGGGATCAAACATCATCGCGGCAAACATGGTCAAAATGACCACGGCCGCAAACAGCACCGCCCCAACGGCGGGATAAATACTCATCAGTCGACCAATCCGCACCATCGCAGACAGGACGGCAATCACGAACACATCAATCATCGACCAGCGTCCGACAAACTCAACCATCTCATAGATGACATGCATCCGCTCGCTGTCCTCCGTGCTTTTGGTTTTGCCGTTGGCCTGCCAGCAAAGCCAGCCTAGCGCCAGCATTTTTAGCGATGGCACCATGACGCTGGCGACAAAAATCACCATTGCAACGGGGTAAGACCCCATCCCCCACAACAGGATGACGCCCGACATGATCGTCGATCCCATGCGATCGCCGAAGGCTTCGGTCACCATGATCGGCATCAGATTCGAGGGGATATACAACATCACAGAAGTGATCAGCAGGGCCAGTGTCCATTGTAGGCTATGCTTCTTACGAGCATGTCCACGTGAGTGGCAGCGCGAGCAGACTAACTGGTTGGCTGGCAGGATAGCGGTGCAG
Protein-coding sequences here:
- a CDS encoding methyl-accepting chemotaxis protein; amino-acid sequence: MKLRTRIALLCGTTLLGMLILSAVALNTLYNTMMSERVGQLSTLVQLAHSAAQKAYDLEKSGQLSHEDAEKEAKRTIGSFHQGDRYFFVRGYTNDVNYVHPNPKRIGIIDANGGKEAGERYRASLQGNTIGTVIAEGTRPGQQNKVEKLYAVMKFEPWDWTIGYGDYIDDIQQTFWRNALILLSLGLVLLLIISAFAWNMLRTLMRQLGGEPQYAVDVVREIAEGNLRVDVETKQGDQTSILYAIRAMRDNLSHLVNQVRSSTNSIATASTQIASGNGDLSARTESQASALEQTAAAMEQLTATVKQNADNARYANELAVSASDVAVRGGDVVSRVVVTMDSISLSSRKIVDIIGVIDSIAFQTNILALNAAVEAARAGEQGRGFAVVASEVRTLAQRSASAAREIKGLIDDSVAKVGEGTDFVKQAGDTMSEVVESVHRVTSMMGEISVASAEQRSGIEQVNLAISQMDQSTEQNAALVEEALAAAHSLSEQAQELSRTVEQFRVDESAGRYLALGAR
- the rmf gene encoding ribosome modulation factor, whose amino-acid sequence is MKRQKRDRLERAHSRGYQAGIVGRPKEFCPYQSINARSYWLGGWRKAMEDRAVTA
- the pqiC gene encoding membrane integrity-associated transporter subunit PqiC translates to MMKAWTLALVLVLVLSACSSSNSQKTYYQLPTIADTTTTQGAVTQGHPLWVEHVSVADYLANAGLVYQTNDVQYVIASNNLWASPLDQQLQQALVTNLGHKLPGWVVTTQPQGSDQAVLNVAVTGFHGRYDGNVIVRGEWMLTYQGKVVKRPFSVVLPQTEDGYDALVRTLAQGWQQVSQSVAQQAAALN
- the pqiB gene encoding intermembrane transport protein PqiB, whose amino-acid sequence is MIFFIRSLPLAKDNHAVADVETIKRWSPVWIVPIVTVLIGAWILFYHFSHQGPQITLVTSNAEGIEAGKTAIKSRSVDVGVVESVVLSDDLHRVEIKARLHDGMEKLLKQDSAFWVVKPQIGREGVSGLGTLLSGAYIELQPGANKEDKREFTLLDAPPLASPDAKGIRVILDSEQSGQLNAGDPVLFRGYRVGSVETSEFDPKARKMRYQLFISAPYDGLVTTNVRFWKDSGVAFDMSAQGMRVEMGSLTTLFSGGVSFDVPSGWELGDAAQTMAQYRLFDSQRSIQDSLYTEYKEYLLFFSESIRGLQAGAPVEFRGIRLGTVAEAPFFPRNMTQELDDDYRIPVLVRIEPDRFQKTIGDSFDFEQHLKQAQSLGLRASMKSANLLTGALYIDLDFYPKEKADKQQFVLDGYPVLPTIDGGLSQIQQKLMTVLDKVNNLPLNPMVNEATKTLAESQATLREMQKTLATLNKLTSSKAMQDLPEDMQKTLLELNRSMKGFQPGSPAYNKMVADMQRLDQVLRELQPVLRTLNEKSNALVFEASGSQDPQPKRAR